From Candidatus Limnocylindria bacterium, the proteins below share one genomic window:
- a CDS encoding ABC transporter permease, protein MIAVRPAPGQWLARLRAGNERVFYGVAGFVGLIVFWEVAANTGIFRKSLVSAPSSVWRAAVTDFGNGTIWPHIAASTGEFAVGFLVSLAIGIPLGLAIGWFRRVDYFFNGLLAGLNATPNVALIPLIVLIAGIGFESKVIVVFLSAFFAVVVTTFTGVQSIARRHLEITRSFGGSRWLAFRTVALPSTIPYILSGIRIGAGRALVGVVSAEFLSANVGLGYYIGFFGVFLDTARVMLGIVLFGIFGVVLGEVIRVAEHRYDVWRPELHR, encoded by the coding sequence CGGCTTCGTCGGCTTGATCGTCTTCTGGGAGGTCGCCGCGAACACCGGGATCTTCCGCAAGTCTCTGGTGAGCGCGCCGTCGTCGGTCTGGAGGGCCGCGGTCACTGACTTCGGCAACGGCACGATCTGGCCGCACATCGCAGCGAGCACCGGGGAGTTCGCGGTCGGCTTCCTGGTGTCACTGGCGATCGGCATCCCGCTGGGTCTCGCGATCGGCTGGTTCCGCCGGGTCGACTACTTCTTCAACGGGCTGCTTGCCGGGCTCAATGCCACGCCCAACGTCGCGCTCATCCCGCTCATCGTCCTCATTGCCGGCATCGGGTTCGAGTCGAAGGTGATCGTGGTGTTCCTCTCCGCGTTCTTCGCCGTGGTCGTCACCACGTTCACCGGCGTGCAGTCGATCGCGCGACGCCATCTCGAGATCACTCGGAGCTTCGGCGGCTCGCGCTGGCTCGCCTTCCGCACCGTCGCGCTCCCGAGCACGATCCCGTACATCCTGAGTGGCATCCGGATCGGCGCCGGCCGCGCGCTGGTCGGCGTGGTGAGCGCGGAGTTCCTCTCAGCGAATGTCGGCCTCGGCTACTACATCGGCTTCTTCGGGGTCTTCCTCGACACCGCTCGAGTGATGCTGGGCATCGTCCTGTTCGGCATCTTCGGCGTCGTACTCGGCGAGGTCATCCGCGTCGCCGAGCACCGTTATGACGTCTGGCGCCCGGAGCTGCATCGCTAG